One region of Bacteroidia bacterium genomic DNA includes:
- a CDS encoding ABC transporter permease, whose amino-acid sequence MNFPLVVARRYLLAKKSHQAVNIITWASAIGVGFITASLVIVLSVFNGFEGLIQRLYSSFDPDIKITAAQGKFIRPADFPNWKQALQSTPGIAQYSHCLEEQVLLKYRDKQFIATVKGVDSNFLTMTGLTKMITEGKPVLEKDSLPYAIMGMGVRYYLGAQKEDYFEPVQLYSPNKNAAASINPSEAFVQRSIVVSSFFSVEQGFDQKYVLVPLWFSRDLLLNQDQISSLEIGLKPGTDAESVVKELQSKLGKKLKIQSRMELNEALFKLLQSEKLYGYLIVSFILLLAILNVVASMIMLIIEKSKDVEIIRFLGADLGTIKQIFRWEGLLIICSGLALGLILGVALVLAQTYFGLIRIEGNGTFVVDAYPVELKLLDLVVVCLTVLGVGSVTVWLTVEILWRGKKM is encoded by the coding sequence ATGAATTTCCCATTGGTTGTTGCCCGACGGTATTTACTGGCAAAAAAATCGCATCAGGCCGTCAATATCATCACCTGGGCCAGCGCCATTGGAGTAGGATTTATCACTGCATCTCTCGTTATTGTTCTTTCGGTTTTCAACGGGTTCGAAGGACTCATTCAACGCCTGTACAGCAGTTTCGACCCCGATATAAAAATTACAGCCGCCCAAGGAAAATTCATCCGGCCGGCCGACTTTCCCAATTGGAAACAAGCTCTTCAATCAACTCCCGGAATTGCTCAATACAGCCATTGTCTCGAAGAGCAAGTGCTGCTGAAATACCGCGACAAACAGTTTATTGCCACCGTAAAAGGGGTTGATTCCAACTTTCTGACTATGACCGGTTTAACCAAAATGATTACCGAAGGAAAACCGGTTTTGGAAAAAGACAGCCTCCCCTATGCCATTATGGGAATGGGAGTTAGGTACTACTTAGGAGCCCAAAAAGAGGATTATTTCGAACCCGTTCAACTGTATTCCCCCAATAAAAATGCGGCCGCTTCCATCAATCCTTCCGAAGCCTTTGTGCAACGCTCCATTGTAGTGAGCAGCTTTTTTTCGGTTGAACAAGGTTTTGACCAAAAATATGTATTGGTTCCCCTTTGGTTTTCCCGTGATTTATTGCTGAATCAAGACCAAATCAGCAGCTTGGAAATTGGACTAAAACCAGGTACAGATGCCGAAAGCGTAGTTAAAGAATTGCAATCAAAACTTGGAAAAAAACTAAAAATCCAATCACGCATGGAACTTAACGAAGCCCTGTTTAAACTCCTGCAATCCGAAAAATTATACGGCTATTTAATCGTCAGTTTTATCTTATTATTGGCCATTTTAAATGTGGTGGCTTCCATGATTATGCTCATCATCGAAAAAAGCAAAGACGTGGAAATAATCCGATTTTTAGGCGCAGATTTAGGAACTATCAAGCAAATTTTCAGGTGGGAAGGCCTACTCATCATTTGCAGCGGACTTGCCCTGGGACTGATTTTAGGGGTTGCATTGGTACTCGCACAAACCTATTTCGGGCTCATTCGAATTGAAGGCAACGGAACCTTCGTGGTAGACGCGTATCCGGTTGAGCTAAAACTACTCGATTTGGTAGTGGTTTGCCTTACTGTTCTAGGCGTTGGCAGCGTAACGGTGTGGCTAACCGTTGAAATTCTTTGGCGAGGGAAAAAAATGTAA
- a CDS encoding T9SS type A sorting domain-containing protein — MKKLLITSIFVAFSIGIQAQLFVQNTIPSGALLQSNFSGNGIQIDNVVFTGSSASVGVFQNISSNIGLNNGILLTTGSAIGAAGINSNGSFGSNQGGSGDADLEALFGAGTTTYDAATLEFDVRSISDSLFLKLVYGSEEYSENIGGLNNDPFAIFISGPGFSAPTNLALVPGGSNPISINTINANINSGLFIDNTGGTTVQYDGFTVPIRISAQVTPCAIYHIKIVLADAGDPNGDSGLFLDAGSLQSGNTNQTVCSLSNPYQVTHESCPGACDGSISTSQDLGGFPPYTYNWSSGETTSSISNICPGNYSLTVTDHIGNDTTFNFLVFQAPSTFVIFNNPSIICTGDTFQTDLIIDGTGPFQISFNQAIPIDTINNESYSFIATLDQDYEFYIVDGNGCGSFHYAQIAVEDYGHLSGQIFLNGGLDYLDATQSIEVTLLKKTATSHVWEVKEVQIVDANNFEKRYDFGSITAGTYTIGTKVLPDNYGGVVLPTYLGDKHLWSRADTIQFDNNCSILSRDIHLVNNVDSANGSGSIEGLVFLLDYFGKTSSSTDPIPLIDIVVEKDSTPSISTDNATSFFPWNSTYAIEDSPGIFPYKLPSLPNGVFKVKVQIPGIPMIANYPIAYTTLTVSNDSIVNINFCADSFMLGRIDTCITNLGIGFSEQSSNEWEIYPNPSEGRFLLDAGNQSAPIEFKLHNLVGEVVLEKIIYSKEVIDLSSLHLNGLYIAEINGINHSLQRKLLFQTP; from the coding sequence ATGAAAAAACTACTTATAACCTCCATTTTTGTTGCCTTTTCCATAGGTATTCAAGCTCAGCTTTTTGTACAGAATACCATCCCTTCAGGGGCTTTATTGCAGTCTAATTTCAGTGGTAATGGAATCCAAATAGACAATGTGGTCTTTACCGGTTCTTCCGCATCTGTAGGAGTATTTCAAAATATTTCCAGTAACATCGGACTGAACAATGGAATCCTCTTAACTACCGGTAGTGCAATTGGTGCAGCCGGCATCAATTCAAACGGAAGTTTTGGATCCAATCAAGGAGGTTCCGGTGATGCAGATTTGGAAGCTTTATTTGGTGCAGGAACTACCACTTATGATGCAGCAACACTGGAATTCGATGTCCGCTCCATTTCTGACTCCCTGTTTTTGAAACTTGTTTATGGTTCAGAAGAATACAGCGAAAATATTGGAGGTTTAAACAACGACCCCTTTGCTATATTTATTTCCGGTCCCGGTTTTTCAGCACCCACTAACCTGGCTTTAGTTCCGGGTGGATCAAACCCCATTTCCATCAATACCATCAATGCTAATATCAATTCCGGTTTGTTTATTGACAACACCGGTGGAACAACGGTGCAGTATGATGGATTTACCGTTCCTATTCGCATTAGTGCCCAGGTTACTCCATGTGCTATTTACCACATCAAAATTGTATTGGCAGATGCAGGTGACCCCAATGGCGACTCCGGCTTGTTTCTGGATGCAGGCTCTTTGCAATCCGGAAATACCAACCAAACCGTTTGCTCCCTTTCTAATCCTTACCAGGTTACTCACGAATCTTGTCCGGGAGCTTGCGATGGTTCCATTTCAACCTCTCAGGATTTAGGTGGCTTTCCTCCCTACACCTACAATTGGTCAAGCGGCGAAACCACCTCCTCTATCAGCAATATTTGTCCGGGCAACTATTCCCTCACCGTAACCGACCACATTGGCAACGACACCACTTTTAACTTTCTTGTTTTTCAAGCACCAAGTACATTCGTTATTTTTAACAACCCCAGCATTATTTGTACCGGCGATACCTTCCAAACCGATTTAATCATTGATGGTACCGGCCCTTTCCAAATCTCCTTTAACCAGGCAATTCCAATTGATACCATCAATAACGAAAGTTATTCCTTCATTGCCACCTTAGACCAGGATTACGAATTTTATATCGTGGACGGAAATGGATGCGGCTCCTTCCATTACGCACAAATAGCGGTAGAAGATTATGGCCATTTAAGTGGTCAAATTTTTCTAAACGGTGGGCTGGATTATTTAGATGCAACCCAATCTATTGAAGTTACCCTATTGAAAAAAACCGCTACCAGCCATGTTTGGGAAGTGAAGGAAGTTCAAATTGTTGATGCCAACAATTTTGAAAAACGATACGACTTCGGATCCATAACTGCCGGAACCTATACCATCGGAACCAAAGTTTTACCTGACAATTACGGCGGGGTTGTTTTACCAACTTACCTTGGCGACAAACACCTTTGGTCTAGAGCCGATACCATTCAATTTGACAACAACTGCAGCATACTTTCCCGCGACATTCATTTGGTAAACAATGTTGATTCTGCCAACGGTAGCGGAAGCATTGAAGGGTTGGTATTTCTACTCGATTATTTTGGAAAAACATCTTCCTCCACCGATCCAATTCCTTTGATAGATATCGTAGTTGAAAAAGATTCTACACCTTCTATTTCAACCGACAATGCCACCAGTTTTTTCCCATGGAATTCCACTTACGCTATTGAAGATTCTCCCGGAATTTTCCCATACAAATTACCATCCCTTCCTAATGGAGTATTTAAGGTTAAGGTACAAATACCGGGCATTCCAATGATTGCCAATTATCCTATCGCATACACCACCTTAACCGTTTCTAACGACTCCATTGTAAACATCAACTTCTGCGCCGATTCTTTTATGCTAGGCCGAATTGACACCTGTATTACCAACCTCGGCATTGGCTTTTCCGAACAATCTTCGAACGAATGGGAAATTTATCCAAATCCATCCGAAGGTAGATTCTTGCTCGATGCAGGCAATCAGTCAGCCCCAATTGAATTCAAACTGCATAACCTGGTTGGAGAAGTAGTTTTAGAAAAAATCATTTATTCCAAAGAAGTTATTGACCTTAGTTCCTTGCATTTGAATGGATTGTATATTGCCGAAATAAATGGAATAAACCATTCGCTTCAAAGGAAGCTACTATTCCAAACACCTTAA
- the radC gene encoding DNA repair protein RadC: MNSEFKAINKWAEDDRPREKLITKGKNTLSDAELIAIILGSGSRNESAVELSKRILAENGNNLFNLSKVGISELCKFKGMGEAKAVGLIAAMELGVRQRGAQPERRPKITCSKDAFDQLSTQFSDAHLEEFHILLLNRANEVTQKHFISRGGMTGTVADVRVIARLAIEGKATGVVISHNHPSGQLKPSIADVEITKKVKMGLNTLDIELLDHIILAGNSYFSFCDDGIL; encoded by the coding sequence ATGAATTCAGAATTTAAGGCCATTAATAAGTGGGCCGAAGACGATCGCCCTAGGGAAAAGCTAATAACCAAGGGCAAAAACACCTTAAGCGATGCCGAACTAATAGCCATTATTTTGGGCTCCGGCAGCAGAAATGAAAGCGCAGTAGAACTGTCCAAGCGCATCTTAGCTGAAAATGGAAACAATCTTTTTAATTTATCCAAGGTTGGGATTTCGGAATTATGCAAGTTCAAAGGGATGGGAGAAGCTAAGGCAGTTGGCTTAATTGCTGCCATGGAGTTGGGGGTTAGGCAACGGGGCGCTCAACCCGAACGAAGGCCCAAAATAACCTGTTCGAAGGATGCATTTGATCAGCTTTCTACCCAATTTTCCGATGCTCACCTGGAAGAGTTTCATATTCTGCTGTTGAACCGAGCCAATGAGGTAACCCAAAAACACTTTATTAGCAGAGGAGGAATGACCGGCACGGTAGCCGATGTGAGAGTAATTGCCAGATTAGCCATCGAAGGCAAGGCAACCGGGGTTGTTATAAGCCATAATCACCCTTCCGGACAACTCAAGCCCAGCATTGCAGATGTTGAAATTACCAAAAAGGTGAAAATGGGTTTAAACACCTTAGATATTGAATTACTTGATCACATTATTTTAGCCGGAAATTCCTACTTTAGCTTTTGCGACGATGGGATTCTATAA
- a CDS encoding translation initiation factor has protein sequence MGKKNNGGLVYSTAANFNPNAMDEEEQVSLEPKQQDLRIWLDTKSRAGKPVSLIKGFVGNQSDLEALGKQLKTKCGVGGTVKDGEILIQGDFRDKILKILLDLGYKAKKAGG, from the coding sequence ATGGGAAAAAAAAATAACGGAGGATTGGTTTACTCCACAGCAGCTAATTTTAATCCAAACGCCATGGATGAAGAAGAACAAGTTAGCCTGGAACCAAAACAACAAGATCTGCGCATTTGGTTGGATACCAAAAGCAGAGCCGGAAAACCGGTTAGTTTAATCAAAGGATTTGTAGGCAACCAATCCGACCTGGAAGCTTTGGGAAAACAGCTAAAAACCAAATGTGGAGTTGGTGGAACGGTTAAAGACGGAGAAATATTAATCCAAGGCGACTTTAGAGATAAAATCCTGAAAATATTGCTGGATTTAGGATATAAGGCCAAAAAAGCCGGAGGATAA
- a CDS encoding LytTR family DNA-binding domain-containing protein: protein MRILIIEDEDLVAQNLVRQLKELLPDASLIGPFASKRETSAWMETNPAPDLILSDIQLSDGLSLDLFSQGKLGSPIIFTTAYNEFALRAFKINSVDYLLKPIDKDELAKALDKFYQLKSKYANSSFLEETSAFFKNFKQETANFKKRFAVHQGKSMVLVPTEDVVYFSKEELIFLHNKQGESFVTDYRSLDEIEELLNPELFFRCNRQNLIHLAYVNSFKPDFTGKLEVKMKTGHAPEFQVSKEKAHDFRKWFEG from the coding sequence ATGCGTATTTTGATAATTGAAGATGAAGATTTGGTTGCTCAAAACCTGGTTCGGCAACTCAAAGAACTCCTGCCCGATGCTAGCCTGATTGGGCCATTTGCCAGCAAACGCGAAACAAGTGCCTGGATGGAAACCAATCCCGCGCCTGACCTGATTTTATCGGATATTCAACTTTCTGACGGATTAAGTTTAGACCTTTTTAGCCAAGGAAAACTCGGTAGTCCCATCATTTTTACTACGGCTTATAACGAATTTGCCCTGAGAGCCTTCAAAATTAATAGTGTAGATTACTTGCTCAAACCCATCGATAAAGACGAATTAGCAAAGGCTTTAGACAAATTTTACCAGCTCAAATCCAAATACGCCAACAGCTCCTTTCTGGAAGAAACCTCCGCATTTTTTAAGAATTTCAAACAAGAAACGGCCAATTTTAAAAAACGTTTTGCCGTACATCAAGGCAAATCCATGGTACTGGTACCCACCGAAGATGTGGTTTATTTTTCGAAAGAGGAATTGATTTTTTTGCACAACAAACAAGGTGAATCCTTTGTAACAGACTACCGATCGCTGGACGAAATTGAAGAATTGCTTAATCCGGAATTATTCTTTAGATGCAATCGGCAAAACCTGATTCATTTGGCTTATGTTAACTCGTTTAAGCCCGATTTTACCGGAAAACTAGAGGTAAAAATGAAGACCGGCCACGCCCCGGAATTTCAGGTTAGCAAGGAAAAAGCACATGATTTTAGGAAATGGTTCGAAGGCTAA